Proteins encoded within one genomic window of Paenarthrobacter sp. JL.01a:
- a CDS encoding YcnI family protein, with protein MKKSTLRRTLSATAVAGGTAALMMAGIAGASAHVSVDPNKTAANSYALLTFSVPHGCGTSGTTKVAISLPEELTDATPTVNPNWTVEKVTENLAEPKKLEDGTSITKRTSQIVYTAKAPLDPHMRDALVLSVKLPDSAGKTIYFPTYQTCETGKTDWIEIPKDGQSEDDLKSPAPAIAITPAAAAGDHHAASTESTEQAAAVTDDGSQARSWAGLIAGIAGLGLGGAAFFRSRSAKPAAVKAETK; from the coding sequence ATGAAGAAGTCCACGCTCCGCCGTACCCTCTCAGCTACCGCCGTCGCCGGCGGAACCGCAGCCCTGATGATGGCCGGAATCGCCGGTGCCTCGGCCCACGTCTCGGTCGATCCGAACAAGACGGCGGCAAACTCCTACGCCCTGTTGACCTTCAGTGTTCCCCACGGCTGCGGCACGTCCGGCACCACCAAAGTGGCCATCAGCCTGCCCGAAGAACTGACGGATGCAACCCCCACTGTGAACCCGAACTGGACCGTGGAAAAGGTGACCGAAAACCTCGCCGAGCCCAAGAAGCTGGAGGATGGCACGTCCATCACCAAGCGGACCAGCCAGATCGTGTACACGGCCAAGGCCCCGCTGGATCCGCACATGCGCGATGCACTGGTCCTTTCGGTGAAGCTGCCGGACTCTGCTGGCAAGACCATCTACTTCCCCACGTACCAGACCTGCGAAACGGGCAAGACGGATTGGATCGAAATCCCCAAGGACGGCCAGAGCGAGGACGACCTGAAGTCGCCGGCTCCGGCCATCGCCATCACCCCGGCAGCAGCAGCGGGTGACCACCACGCGGCATCCACCGAGTCCACGGAGCAGGCAGCAGCAGTAACCGACGACGGCTCGCAGGCCCGTAGCTGGGCCGGCCTGATCGCCGGTATCGCGGGCCTCGGCCTGGGCGGTGCGGCGTTCTTCCGCAGCCGCTCGGCGAAGCCTGCTGCCGTGAAGGCAGAGACGAAGTAA